The window AGACGGTTTGCGGGTCGATGCCGTGGCTTCAATGCTCTATCTTGATTACTCGCGTAACGAGGGTGAATGGGAACCCAATATTTATGGGGAAAATAAAAATCTGGAAGCTATTTCATTTCTGGAAGAATTAAACAAAGAGGTTTATGCTTCTTTTCCGGATGTACAGACCATAGCAGAAGAATCAACAGCTTATCAGGGTGTTTCCAAACCTGTATTTTTAGGAGGACTGGGTTTTGGAATGAAGTGGATGATGGGGTGGATGCACGATACATTGCAATATTTTGCCAAAGATCCGATCCACAGGAGTTATCATCAAAATAATATAACATTTTCGATGACCTATGCATTTACAGAGAACTTTATGCTTCCCTTGTCGCATGATGAGGTGGTGCATGGAAAACGTTCTATTCTGGGGAGGATGCCGGGTGATGAATGGCAGCGGTTCGCGAACCTCAGGCTTTTATATAGTTATATGTTTATGCATCCGGGTACCAAGCTTATGTTTCAGGGAGACGAGTTCGGTCAGAATGATGAATGGGACTTTCAGAAAAGTATTGACTGGCATTTGTTGCAGTACGATGTGCATAAAGGTATTCAGAAATTGGTAAAAGGATTGAACCGGTTATACACAAGTGAACCGGCCTTATATCAGAAACAATTTTCGAATGAAGGCTTTGAATGGATAGATTACGGAGATGCTGAAAATTCAGTGATTTCTTTTATAAGAAAAGGAGACTGTCAGGAAGAAAATGTGATCGTTGTTTGCAATTTTACGCCTACTCCCCATGAGCACTACCGTATAGGATTGCCGGTAATGGGAAGGATTTCGGAAATTTTTAATTCTGATTCTGAAGTTTATTCGGGAACAGGAGCGTATAAGAATGGATTATTAGTGGCTGAAAAGGTTGCCTGGCATCATAGGGAATGTTCTGTAAAAATAAAATTGCCGCCATTGGCAATGGTAGCTTTTAAATATTCGGATTAACTAAAACGTTTTAGCTGTACAATAGAGGAATATATTCATTTATAATGTTTTAAATGTCATTGCTATTGTGTTCCTTTACTCGGTCATTGAGATTTATCCCGTATTGCTACCGGGAGCTCCGGGACTTGCTTTAGTGAAATACTCCTGACGGAATTTCACAGAGCTTGCATCGAAATGTTTTGCCAAGCGCGGGCCGGCTCCATCGCTAAAAAGGTCTACCAGACCTTTTCTTTACGCTTGACCCTCTCGCGGGCTTTCCCCGAGGTGATTGGTTTTGTAATAGAGGTTTAAATGATAAGTCCGGATAATTATCTGGTTGTGTCGAAATGTTTTTAGTTTTTCAGGTACTTTGTGAACTCGTCCTTATGAAATATTTTCAAAAGAAATTTCACCGGGCAGGTTCAGGGATGGTTTATCTGGAGTAATATGATTTTATATGATAACAAATACTGAATTAGAATATAAAGGGAATGTCTTCCCTTCAAAAATAGTATCTCTGGACAAGGATGTTGATACACTTCTTTTTACTACAGAGAATGATGTAGCGCTTCAGATTAAAGTTATAAGAGATAGTGTTTTGCGATTTAGATATTCCACTACCGGAATTTTTGCCAACGATTTTTCGTATGCTATTACCAAATATGCAAATAGGGGGTACAACAAGCTGGAAATAGATGAAAAGGAAGGGGTTTTTGTGATTTCTACTGCAAAGTTAATTTGTGAAGTATCTAAGGTGGACCTGAAGATCCGGTTGTTTGATGCCGCTACACAAGAGTTGATAAATGAAGATGAATTGGGTTTTCACTGGGAGGAGAGTTACGAACA of the Zhouia spongiae genome contains:
- the glgB gene encoding 1,4-alpha-glucan branching protein GlgB, which produces MARVTPYSLFTEFDINLFKAGKHYRLYEKFGSHSITVDGITGTYFSVWAPGALKVSVIGDFNFWQDTAHQLHVRWDGSGIWEGFVPGVGKGNLYKYKIYGPNNGTVTEKADPYARRCEHPPKTASVVWDDDYKWNDAAWLTKRKDHNALQAPFSVYEVHLGSWKKKVSENRALSYFELAEELVAYVKEMGFTHVEMMPVMEYPFDPSWGYQVTGYFAPTSRFGYPEEFKYLVDELHKNDIGVILDWVPSHFPEDDHGLGLFDGTHVYEHPDKRKGYHPDWKSLIFNYGRNEVRSFLISNAIFWLDHYHVDGLRVDAVASMLYLDYSRNEGEWEPNIYGENKNLEAISFLEELNKEVYASFPDVQTIAEESTAYQGVSKPVFLGGLGFGMKWMMGWMHDTLQYFAKDPIHRSYHQNNITFSMTYAFTENFMLPLSHDEVVHGKRSILGRMPGDEWQRFANLRLLYSYMFMHPGTKLMFQGDEFGQNDEWDFQKSIDWHLLQYDVHKGIQKLVKGLNRLYTSEPALYQKQFSNEGFEWIDYGDAENSVISFIRKGDCQEENVIVVCNFTPTPHEHYRIGLPVMGRISEIFNSDSEVYSGTGAYKNGLLVAEKVAWHHRECSVKIKLPPLAMVAFKYSD